One window of the Rufibacter radiotolerans genome contains the following:
- a CDS encoding efflux RND transporter periplasmic adaptor subunit encodes MKQLRYLMIMLAGVFMFSMCTKGENGEEHASSDEYYTCPMHPQVRSAKPGVCPVCNMTLIKVSGAQSNSDEGLMLTDQQRKLANIEVYQIKGGQIGGMSTFTAKVVMDENAVESVTARVAGRLDRLLVRTTGERVQKGQPLYELYSEQLLAAQQEYLLALRQEGIALGGMRQQLAAASRQKLQLWGMTSAQINQLAKRGKASPRITFYSPVAGTVLKILQAEGSYVAEGTPVLQVANLTSVWVQAQLYPGEGATLGKEAQVRIVPEAFPQDTLTGKLVQNNPVLEQNQQLNLVTFKVANTTGKLKPGMLAYVLLRNQADAVLMVPKSAVVPGEKPMVWIENKKGGFESRMVELGTENKQWVEVLDGLYTNEKVVVRGTYLLNSEYILKKGTDPMAGHGH; translated from the coding sequence ATGAAGCAGCTGAGATATTTAATGATCATGTTGGCGGGGGTGTTTATGTTCTCCATGTGTACCAAAGGGGAAAATGGAGAAGAGCACGCCTCTAGTGATGAATACTATACCTGCCCTATGCACCCGCAAGTAAGGTCGGCCAAGCCGGGCGTCTGCCCCGTCTGTAACATGACCCTTATAAAGGTGAGCGGCGCGCAAAGCAACTCAGACGAAGGCCTTATGCTCACCGACCAGCAACGCAAACTGGCCAATATTGAGGTATACCAGATCAAGGGCGGCCAGATAGGCGGTATGTCTACGTTTACCGCCAAGGTGGTGATGGATGAAAACGCCGTGGAGTCTGTGACGGCGCGGGTGGCAGGGCGGCTGGACCGTCTGTTGGTGCGAACTACCGGGGAGCGGGTGCAGAAAGGTCAACCGCTCTATGAACTGTACAGTGAGCAGTTGCTGGCCGCGCAGCAGGAATATTTGCTGGCCCTTCGGCAGGAAGGAATCGCCTTGGGCGGCATGCGCCAGCAACTGGCGGCGGCCTCACGTCAAAAGCTCCAGCTCTGGGGCATGACCAGCGCCCAAATCAACCAACTGGCCAAAAGGGGCAAAGCCAGCCCCCGCATTACGTTTTACAGCCCGGTGGCAGGCACGGTACTGAAAATCTTACAGGCAGAGGGCAGCTACGTGGCCGAGGGAACGCCGGTGCTGCAAGTGGCAAATCTGACCTCGGTGTGGGTGCAGGCCCAGCTCTACCCAGGTGAGGGAGCCACGCTGGGTAAAGAGGCCCAGGTACGCATTGTGCCTGAGGCGTTCCCGCAGGACACGCTCACCGGGAAACTGGTGCAGAATAACCCGGTGCTGGAGCAGAACCAACAGCTAAATCTGGTTACCTTTAAAGTTGCTAACACAACCGGTAAATTGAAGCCCGGCATGCTGGCCTACGTGCTTCTCCGGAATCAGGCGGACGCCGTGCTCATGGTACCCAAGTCTGCTGTTGTGCCCGGGGAGAAACCCATGGTCTGGATAGAGAACAAGAAGGGCGGTTTTGAGTCACGCATGGTGGAACTGGGCACCGAAAACAAACAATGGGTAGAAGTGCTGGACGGCCTCTATACCAATGAAAAGGTGGTGGTGCGCGGTACGTATCTATTGAACAGCGAATATATTTTAAAGAAAGGCACCGACCCCATGGCAGGCCATGGCCACTAA